From Apium graveolens cultivar Ventura chromosome 9, ASM990537v1, whole genome shotgun sequence, the proteins below share one genomic window:
- the LOC141684188 gene encoding F-box protein SKIP17-like: protein MDTLLFHHNNRPCSATSKRPYAAVSDPISPMSLDPIQLDSLLLSFLSLSDKTTVPLLDHAFDDLIESSPDQNVMIERALLLGSVLLEAGKRSARKRDCLHNAVVWPLPPDLTIKVLTMLDTQSVCYAAAACSFFRKCASDPLCYASIDLITVIPKVNNMVVSTMIQRSGKALRSLKLGLMPGPTALFGSSQTCIYSTRNSPDISGFSWNDKRSRQGKESCILSRSCLSSLGSDNGAPGALLRRLHLNNIERVDNTALSAALSVCPSLLDLEIVGLHVELRQTLESVSKHCHLIERLFFESSKTGRDDSLKLSPTCSDLVQNCPNLNSLALRGFKLQDFKILALIKGFRKLKHLDFSTSYSISGAFLKKLVGGAGGNLLEVIILRDCMHLRKAEVERFISSIIAGEFKFLRHLDVSNREGLASEEDWCSRCYDPSFIPAEQLFRERPNFSLLAEFPVEGSFIEFGQMISSDDMSPPQQLSCHMSDGSCFVNTSDSCYNSDLGSGNEDNHDTSVIIYEESSDEADFLSV from the exons ATGGATACTCTCCTCTTCCACCACAACAACCGCCCTTGCTCCGCCACTTCTAAACGCCCCTACGCCGCCGTCTCAGATCCAATCTCTCCCATGTCTCTGGATCCAATCCAATTAGATTCTCTTTTACTTTCTTTTTTATCTCTCTCTGATAAAACCACTGTGCCTTTACTCGATCACGCTTTTGATGATTTAATCGAATCTTCTCCCGATCAGAATGTTATGATTGAGCGTGCTCTTTTGTTAGGCTCTGTGTTGCTTGAAGCTGGTAAACGATCTGCTCGTAAACGTGATTGTCTCCATAACGCCGTCGTTTGGCCTCTCCCTCCCGATCTTACAATCAAG GTTCTTACAATGCTGGACACTCAAAGTGTGTGTTATGCTGCTGCAGCATGTTCCTTTTTCCGCAAGTGTGCTTCTGATCCACTGTGCTATGCCAGTATTGACTTGATAACTGTAATTCCAAAAGTTAATAATATGGTAGTGTCCACAATGATTCAGCGATCTGGAAAAGCGCTTCG GTCTTTAAAGCTTGGTCTGATGCCTGGTCCAACTGCACTTTTTGGTTCTTCTCAGACATGTATTTATAGTACAAGAAATTCCCCAGACATATCCGGTTTTTCATGGAACGATAAGAGATCAAGACAGGGAAAAGAATCTTGTATTCTTTCACGGTCGTGCTTAAGTTCTTTAGGTTCAGACAATGGTGCTCCAGG GGCACTGTTAAGAAGGTTGCACCTTAATAATATTGAACGAGTGGATAACACGGCGCTTTCTGCAGCACTATCAGTCTGTCCATCTCTCCTTGATCTCGAAATTGTTGGCCT TCATGTCGAATTGAGGCAAACATTGGAATCGGTTAGCAAACATTGCCATCTGATCGAACGTCTCTTTTTTGAATCTTCCAAGACAG GTAGAGATGACAGTTTGAAATTGTCCCCGACCTGCAGCGATTTAGTGCAAAATTGCCCTAATCTCAACTCTTTAGCACTACGGGGATTCAAGCTGCAAGACTTCAAAATATTGGCACTCATCAAG GGGTTTCGTAAGCTGAAACATCTTGACTTCTCCACATCCTACTCTATCTCGGGTGCTTTCTTAAA GAAGCTTGTTGGAGGTGCAGGTGGAAACCTTTTGGAGGTTATAATTTTACGGGATTGTATGCATCTCAGAAAA GCAGAAGTCGAAAGGTTTATTTCATCCATTATTGCAGGAGAATTTAAGTTCCTTAGACACCTT GACGTGTCCAACCGGGAAGGTCTAGCATCTGAAGAAGACTGGTGCAGCAGGTGTTACGACCCAAG TTTCATACCTGCAGAGCAACTTTTTAGAGAAAGGCCCAACTTCAGCCTGCTGGCCGAGTTTCCGGTTGAAGGAAG TTTTATTGAATTTGGACAAATGATTAGCAGCGATGATATGAGTCCTCCACAACAGCTGAGCTGTCATATGTCTGATGGATCATGTTTTGTAAATACATCTGATAGCTGTTACAATAGTGACCTGGGAAGTGGCAATGAAGATAACCATGACACCAGTGTCATTATTTATGAGGAAAGTTCCGATGAGGCGGACTTTCTGTCAGTATAA
- the LOC141686668 gene encoding small ribosomal subunit protein uS13z/uS13y/uS13x: MSLVANEEFQHILRIQNTNVDGKQKIMFALTSIKGIGRRFANIVCKKADVDMNKRAGELSSAEIDSLMTIVANPRQFKIPDWFLNRKKDYKDGKFSQVTSNALDMKLRDDLERLKKIRNHRGLRHYWGLRVRGQHTKTTGRRGKTVGVSKKR, encoded by the exons ATG TCGTTGGTAGCAAATGAGGAATTTCAACACATTCTTCGTATTCAGAATACGAATGTTGATGGGAAACAAAAGATCATGTTTGCTCTGACCTCCATCAAAGGTATTGGTCGTCGTTTCGCTAACATCGTTTGTAAGAAAGCTGATGTCGACATGAACAAGAG GGCTGGGGAACTTTCTTCTGCTGAAATTGATAGCTTGATGACTATTGTTGCAAACCCGCGTCAATTCAAGATACCAGATTGGTTTTTGAACAGAAAGAAGGATTACAAAGATGGAAAGTTCTCTCAGGTGACATCTAATGCCCTGGACATGAAGCTGAGAGATGATCTTGAACGCCTGAAGAAGATCAG AAATCACCGTGGGCTCCGTCACTACTGGGGTCTTAGGGTGCGTGGACAGCACACAAAGACAACTGGCCGCAGGGGAAAGACTGTTGGTGTGTCAAAGAAGCGATAG
- the LOC141686361 gene encoding late embryogenesis abundant protein 47-like, with the protein MSQLQPQRSQYDASQNMASHDASSMQSVPAQNANVTSVAKDERVSAQGGDRHVNAEFGGQVVEGDANMSPVAGSKDIDTITIGEALEATALSEAGDKPVEKSDAAAIQAAEVRATGSSQIVPGGVAATAQSAAIINSRIADDANKTTLGDVLADASQKLPDDQPVKEVDAERVIGAELRNDPALTVHPGGVATSMAAAAQLNKKMQ; encoded by the exons ATGAGCCAACTACAACCACAAAGGTCCCAGTATGATGCTTCACAAAACATGGCATCTCATGATGCATCCTCCATGCAGTCTGTGCCCGCCCAGAATGCCAATGTAACAAGTGTGGCCAAAGATGAAAGGGTCTCCGCTCAAGGAGGTGATCGACATGTTAATGCAGAGTTTGGAGGACAG GTGGTTGAAGGAGATGCTAATATGTCACCAGTGGCCGGGTCTAAAGACATTGACACAATAACTATTGGGGAAGCTTTGGAGGCAACGGCCTTATCAGAAGCCGGGGACAAACCAGTGGAGAAAAGCGACGCAGCTGCAATACAGGCTGCCGAGGTCAGAGCAACTGGAAGCAGCCAAATAGTTCCTGGTGGTGTAGCTGCCACAGCTCAATCTGCAGCCATTATTAACTCCAGGATCGCGGATGATGCAAACAAGACTACACTTGGTGATGTTTTGGCG GATGCAAGTCAGAAACTGCCGGATGATCAGCCAGTGAAAGAAGTTGATGCAGAGCGAGTGATTGGTGCGGAGCTCAGAAATGACCCTGCATTGACTGTGCATCCTGGTGGAGTTGCTACATCAATGGCTGCTGCAGCTCAACTTAACAAAAAAATGCAGTAG
- the LOC141684571 gene encoding transcription repressor OFP16-like gives MPKTLGKHLNMCFRKMINSQASPPHQDDHSHFLIQSFNSLYDPTTSLEPSSVAPDFATAYASQRFFFSSPGRSNSIIDSTSSLASTSSSSLLPELDTLSGGIAVPTLSPDPYLDFFRSMQDMVEARSLTDVKTNYDNLQELLRCYLSLNPKSTHKYIVRAFADLLISLMTPPLEGLNRQHDPLL, from the coding sequence ATGCCAAAAACTCTTGGAAAACATCTTAACATGTGTTTCCGAAAGATGATCAATTCTCAAGCCTCGCCACCACACCAAGATGATCACTCTCATTTCCTCATCCAAAGTTTTAACTCGCTTTATGATCCCACCACCTCCTTGGAACCCTCCTCGGTCGCTCCTGATTTCGCCACTGCTTATGCCTCCCAACGCTTCTTCTTCTCTTCCCCGGGACGCTCCAACTCCATCATTGATTCTACTTCATCACTAGCATCCACCTCCTCTTCCTCATTGTTACCAGAACTCGACACTTTGAGCGGAGGCATTGCTGTACCAACACTGTCACCGGATCCCTATTTGGATTTCTTCCGATCCATGCAAGATATGGTGGAAGCACGTAGCTTGACAGATGTGAAAACAAACTATGACAACCTGCAAGAACTTTTAAGGTGCTATCTGTCTTTAAACCCAAAGAGCACTCATAAGTACATTGTTCGAGCTTTTGCAGACTTGCTAATCAGTCTTATGACACCGCCCTTGGAAGGTCTTAATCGGCAACATGATCCGTTACTCTGA